Proteins encoded together in one Benincasa hispida cultivar B227 chromosome 1, ASM972705v1, whole genome shotgun sequence window:
- the LOC120071561 gene encoding AAA-ATPase At3g50940-like — MFSMKEMPSAQSLFSAYASMAGSLMLFRSMGNDLIPAPVRSYVAAGIRRLFNLHSPLFTLVIEETTGISPNQIFEAAEIYLSTKITSDTGRLRISKTPKDRNPTIRLEKGEAITDSFDGIQLLWTFNSQDNDKNSNNPSNNPNLFPPKTERHFFELKFNKTHRHKILNSYIPFLLDRALAMKNQERTLKMYTMNSSGCYSGKWDSVNLEHPATFETVAMEAEGKKAVMEDLDRFLKRKEFYKRVGRAWKRGYLLYGPPGTGKSSLVAAMANYLKFDIYDLQLGNVIQDSDLRKLLLTTGNRSILVIEDIDCTVELPDRHHGDWRPNHPREIQLTLSGLLNFIDGLWSSCGDERIIIFTTNNKDRLDPALLRPGRMDMHIHMSYCTFHGFKLLAANYLQIGPTGHRLFPEIKTLLDATEVTPAQIAEELMKSEDADMSLEGLVKLLKRKKMEQEEEDNDNGEDGEEEGKLREAKRLKVEAKKKVTTRVKSRKLLRGRKF; from the exons ATGTTTTCAATGAAAGAGATGCCATCTGCGCAGTCATTATTCTCAGCTTACGCCTCCATGGCCGGCTCCCTAATGCTGTTCCGATCAATGGGCAACGACCTGATCCCAGCCCCTGTTCGGTCGTACGTGGCGGCTGGAATCCGCCGCCTCTTCAACTTGCACTCCCCTCTCTTCACTCTCGTCATCGAAGAGACCACCGGCATATCCCCAAATCAAATCTTTGAAGCCGCCGAGATCTACCTGTCCACAAAAATCACCTCCGACACCGGCCGCCTCCGCATCTCAAAAACCCCAAAAGACAGAAACCCAACAATCCGCCTCGAAAAGGGTGAGGCAATAACCGATTCCTTCGATGGAATCCAGTTATTATGGACTTTCAATTCCCAAGACAACGATAAAAATTCCAATAACCCCAGTAACAACCCCAATCTGTTTCCACCAAAAACAGAGCGCCACTTCTTCGAGTTGAAATTCAACAAAACCCACCGTCATAAAATCCTCAATTCATACATCCCCTTTCTTCTCGATCGTGCTCTAGCCATGAAAAACCAAGAAAGGACTCTGAAAATGTACACAATGAACAGCTCTGGTTGCTACAGTGGGAAATGGGATTCGGTGAACTTGGAGCACCCGGCGACATTCGAGACGGTGGCGATGGAGGCGGAGGGGAAGAAGGCAGTGATGGAAGATTTGGACAGGTTTTTGAAGAGGAAGGAGTTTTATAAGAGAGTTGGGAGAGCGTGGAAAAGAGGGTATTTGTTGTATGGGCCACCGGGAACAGGGAAATCGAGCTTGGTGGCGGCGATGGCGAATTACTTGAAGTTTGATATATATGATCTGCAATTGGGGAATGTGATTCAGGATTCTGATTTGAGGAAGCTGCTTTTGACGACGGGGAATCGATCCATTTTGGTTATTGAAGATATTGATTGTACTGTTGAGCTGCCGGATCGCCACCATGGTGATTGGCGGCCTAACCATCCTCGTGAAATTCAG CTCACACTTTCAGGGCTTTTAAACTTCATAGATGGGCTATGGTCAAGCTGTGGCGACGAGAGGATCATAATCTTTACAACGAACAACAAGGACCGTCTTGACCCAGCGCTGCTGCGGCCGGGTCGGATGGACATGCACATTCACATGTCCTATTGCACCTTCCATGGCTTTAAGCTTCTCGCAGCAAACTACTTGCAAATCGGTCCCACCGGACACCGTCTCTTCCCAGAGATCAAAACCCTTCTCGATGCCACAGAGGTGACGCCGGCCCAGATCGCCGAGGAGTTGATGAAGAGCGAGGATGCTGATATGTCCCTTGAAGGGCTGGTTAAGCTgctgaagaggaagaagatggagCAGGAGGAGGAGGATAATGATAATGGTGAAGATGGTGAAGAAGAAGGTAAATTGAGAGAGGCTAAGAGATTGAAAGTGGAGGCAAAGAAGAAGGTGACAACTAGGGTTAAGAGCAGGAAGCTTCTTAGAGGAAGAAAGTTTTAG